A single window of Nicotiana tomentosiformis chromosome 1, ASM39032v3, whole genome shotgun sequence DNA harbors:
- the LOC138907518 gene encoding protein MAIN-LIKE 2-like, producing the protein MEVSLVHPGPASRELLLLQGNHRSSQIWDGQCLSQTFRPRCLDDMWEFIKDHPLHPRIVRRLEGTDFYRIIEIDQLKFDWALIERWRPETHTFHIPIGEATITLEDVKVLFVLPVDGILVSYPHALRDYTGVDYLHMLQRLTGFQPAEPTALSGVSRLQLRPVRQHFVAMGVEIMDDSPPEDIDRHTRLLMLLMFGGILFPNTSGNLANLRFLHNLEWLDDLSGYSWGAAILGYLYRQMCRACMSTQRDVAGFLPLLQVKT; encoded by the coding sequence atggaggtttcccttgtgcatcccggacctgcatctcgagagctactgttgctacaaGGCAACCATAGGTCTTCACAAATCTGGGATGGGCAGTGTCTGTCCCAAACATTCCGCCCCAGATGTTtagacgatatgtgggagttCATTAAGGACCACCCACTACATCCCCGTATAGTTAGACGCCTTGAGGGTACAGATTTCTACAGGATCATAGAGATCGACCAGTTGAAGTTCGACTGGGCGTTGATAGAGCGatggcgaccggagacgcacacatttCATATACCCATCGGCGAGGCTACCATCACGCTTGAGGACGTGAAGGTTCTTTTCGTACTGCCTGTTGATGGTATACTTGTATCTTACCCGCATGCTCTTAGAGACTATACAGGAGTGGATTACCTTCATATGTTACAGCGGCTCACCGGTTTCCAGCCAGCAGAGCCGACTGCATTGAGTGGGGTCAGTCGATTGCAGCTGAGGCCCGTTCGACAACATTTTGTGGCGATGGGCGTGGAGATTATGGATGATTCACCGCCAGAGGATATCGATCGGCACACGAGACTGTTGATGCTGCTGATGTTTGGTGGTatattgttcccgaacacttcagGAAACCTAGCCAACTTGCGATTTCTACATAATCTAGAGTGGCTAGATGATTTATCTGGTTACAGCTGGGGTGCAGCTATTCTAGGTTACCTGTATAGGCAAATGTGTCGGGCGTGCATGAGCACCCAGAGAGACGTTGCCGGATTTTTACCGTTGCTGCAGGTAAAAACATAG